Proteins found in one Apostichopus japonicus isolate 1M-3 chromosome 16, ASM3797524v1, whole genome shotgun sequence genomic segment:
- the LOC139983333 gene encoding uncharacterized protein isoform X2, with amino-acid sequence MAQSKVKWCIATVLFQFVKSTEFCDHKDLYLRLGSRGLVSCDFGTFRVVGWLIGEDVDDRSPTIFVEDSQPKGPGYENGEYDMFQNGSLIINKVTLQHEQLFTARIVRDTDVEHYTIEVKVYVLPVPVYPVVNGLTNQQHVVINDYSGGLLNCTMDRVRPNIELELVFLDHVPQDVSLISIHSSVNNTDGTYNVSLVTHLTVGSNLIGRLTLQCRVAGQMANYFPSVTLIDVLVLSNGLWKSYPTINGLTNQQHVVLDINREDKLTCSWNGVPKSGYLKWDIINPSSDQIIMTDHHTHTRDNGDGTYDLSLHSTLSVHNPSVLRVTLHCKVAAPTDHWYPEITTAELLLPANFDCLPAFPVINGLTCHQHVVLDVQRTDVLTCSMHRVSQEVSLQWFIITPDSSEDVSLDHQLSRSDNEDGTVNITLNSTVTVTSLSINRVTLQCKVSGLPADSPQVSSSQVELLFPTISENCISWVWLIGIWIFVIIILIMVKWIKLRRNR; translated from the exons ATGGCACAGAGCAAGGTTAAATGGTGTATCGCCACTGTTCTTTTTCAATTTGTGAAATCAa CTGAGTTTTGTGATCATAAGGACTTATACCTGAGACTGGGATCCAGGGGTCTGGTATCATGTGACTTTGGAACATTTCGAGTCGTTGGATGGCTTATAGGAGAGGATGTAGATGACAGAAGTCCTACTATTTTTGTGGAGGATTCTCAACCTAAAGGACCAGGTTATGAGAATGGAGAATATGACATGTTTCAAAATGGTTCCCTAATAATCAACAAAGTCACACTCCAACATGAACAACTGTTTACTGCTAGGATTGTAAGAGATACAGATGTGGAGCACTACACAATTGAAGTGAAAGTGTATG TCCTTCCTGTTCCTGTCTATCCTGTGGTCAATGGACTAACCAACCAGCAGCATGTTGTGATTAATGATTACAGCGGTGGTCTGTTGAACTGTACCATGGACAGAGTCAGACCTAACATCGAACTTGAACTAGTTTTTCTGGACCATGTCCCACAAGATGTTTCTTTGATCAGTATCCATTCCAGTGTAAATAACACAGATGGGACATACAATGTTTCCCTGGTAACTCATCTTACAGTTGGCAGCAATTTAATTGGAAGGCTTACACTACAATGCAGGGTTGCTGGTCAGATGGCAAACTATTTCCCATCAGTGACTCTTATtgatgttcttgttttaagta ATGGACTTTGGAAAAGTTATCCTACAATTAATGGATTGACCAATCAGCAACATGTTGTCCTAGATATCAACAGAGAGGACAAACTGACTTGCTCTTGGAATGGAGTACCAAAATCTGGGTATCTGAAATGGGACATCATCAACCCCTCATCTGATCAGATCATCATGACTGATCATCACACTCACACAAGAGATAATGGTGATGGGACATATGACCTCTCACTTCACTCCACGCTGAGTGTCCACAATCCATCAGTTCTCCGTGTTACTCTCCATTGCAAGGTAGCAGCTCCAACAGATCACTGGTACCCAGAGATCACCACAGCAGAGCTGCTTCTCCCTGCAAACT TTGACTGCCTTCCAGCTTTCCCAGTGATAAATGGATTGACTTGTCACCAACATGTAGTGTTGGATGTACAGAGAACAGATGTACTGACTTGTTCCATGCATAGAGTCTCACAAGAAGTTTCCCTTCAATGGTTTATCATCACTCCTGACTCATCAGAAGATGTATCGCTGGATCATCAACTTTCCAGGAGCGATAACGAGGATGGAACTGTTAACATCACTCTCAACTCAACTGTTACAGTTACCAGTCTTTCAATTAACCGTGTGACTCTTCAATGTAAAGTATCCGGTCTTCCAGCTGACTCCCCTCAAGTGTCTTCAAGTCAAGTAGAACTTCTATTTCCTACAATCA GTGAAAATTGCATATCGTGGGTCTGGCTGATTG GTATCTGGATCTtcgtcatcatcatcctcatcatggTCAAGTGGATTAAACTAAGAAGAAACAG GTGA
- the LOC139983333 gene encoding uncharacterized protein isoform X1 yields the protein MAQSKVKWCIATVLFQFVKSTEFCDHKDLYLRLGSRGLVSCDFGTFRVVGWLIGEDVDDRSPTIFVEDSQPKGPGYENGEYDMFQNGSLIINKVTLQHEQLFTARIVRDTDVEHYTIEVKVYVLPVPVYPVVNGLTNQQHVVINDYSGGLLNCTMDRVRPNIELELVFLDHVPQDVSLISIHSSVNNTDGTYNVSLVTHLTVGSNLIGRLTLQCRVAGQMANYFPSVTLIDVLVLSNGLWKSYPTINGLTNQQHVVLDINREDKLTCSWNGVPKSGYLKWDIINPSSDQIIMTDHHTHTRDNGDGTYDLSLHSTLSVHNPSVLRVTLHCKVAAPTDHWYPEITTAELLLPANFDCLPAFPVINGLTCHQHVVLDVQRTDVLTCSMHRVSQEVSLQWFIITPDSSEDVSLDHQLSRSDNEDGTVNITLNSTVTVTSLSINRVTLQCKVSGLPADSPQVSSSQVELLFPTISENCISWVWLIGIWIFVIIILIMVKWIKLRRNRYKLRRRN from the exons ATGGCACAGAGCAAGGTTAAATGGTGTATCGCCACTGTTCTTTTTCAATTTGTGAAATCAa CTGAGTTTTGTGATCATAAGGACTTATACCTGAGACTGGGATCCAGGGGTCTGGTATCATGTGACTTTGGAACATTTCGAGTCGTTGGATGGCTTATAGGAGAGGATGTAGATGACAGAAGTCCTACTATTTTTGTGGAGGATTCTCAACCTAAAGGACCAGGTTATGAGAATGGAGAATATGACATGTTTCAAAATGGTTCCCTAATAATCAACAAAGTCACACTCCAACATGAACAACTGTTTACTGCTAGGATTGTAAGAGATACAGATGTGGAGCACTACACAATTGAAGTGAAAGTGTATG TCCTTCCTGTTCCTGTCTATCCTGTGGTCAATGGACTAACCAACCAGCAGCATGTTGTGATTAATGATTACAGCGGTGGTCTGTTGAACTGTACCATGGACAGAGTCAGACCTAACATCGAACTTGAACTAGTTTTTCTGGACCATGTCCCACAAGATGTTTCTTTGATCAGTATCCATTCCAGTGTAAATAACACAGATGGGACATACAATGTTTCCCTGGTAACTCATCTTACAGTTGGCAGCAATTTAATTGGAAGGCTTACACTACAATGCAGGGTTGCTGGTCAGATGGCAAACTATTTCCCATCAGTGACTCTTATtgatgttcttgttttaagta ATGGACTTTGGAAAAGTTATCCTACAATTAATGGATTGACCAATCAGCAACATGTTGTCCTAGATATCAACAGAGAGGACAAACTGACTTGCTCTTGGAATGGAGTACCAAAATCTGGGTATCTGAAATGGGACATCATCAACCCCTCATCTGATCAGATCATCATGACTGATCATCACACTCACACAAGAGATAATGGTGATGGGACATATGACCTCTCACTTCACTCCACGCTGAGTGTCCACAATCCATCAGTTCTCCGTGTTACTCTCCATTGCAAGGTAGCAGCTCCAACAGATCACTGGTACCCAGAGATCACCACAGCAGAGCTGCTTCTCCCTGCAAACT TTGACTGCCTTCCAGCTTTCCCAGTGATAAATGGATTGACTTGTCACCAACATGTAGTGTTGGATGTACAGAGAACAGATGTACTGACTTGTTCCATGCATAGAGTCTCACAAGAAGTTTCCCTTCAATGGTTTATCATCACTCCTGACTCATCAGAAGATGTATCGCTGGATCATCAACTTTCCAGGAGCGATAACGAGGATGGAACTGTTAACATCACTCTCAACTCAACTGTTACAGTTACCAGTCTTTCAATTAACCGTGTGACTCTTCAATGTAAAGTATCCGGTCTTCCAGCTGACTCCCCTCAAGTGTCTTCAAGTCAAGTAGAACTTCTATTTCCTACAATCA GTGAAAATTGCATATCGTGGGTCTGGCTGATTG GTATCTGGATCTtcgtcatcatcatcctcatcatggTCAAGTGGATTAAACTAAGAAGAAACAG GTACAAACTCAGAAGAAGGAATTAG